One window from the genome of Nocardioides panaciterrulae encodes:
- a CDS encoding 5'-3' exonuclease H3TH domain-containing protein — translation MSNTAAQPTAHPTVRPAARPAAQPTAEAAERRLLLAVDAPSLLHRNHHARAATDLRDRHGRPAWALHGMLRQILEAVDRFAPDALVFGLDDRVASVRERDYPAYKAGRAPKDPTLVDQLERAATLLEALGFRTVTPDGLEADDVNASAAAWAVRSGWDCVIVTSDRDSFAHISDHTRVLRVIDGGIGGSPVLDPGRLQTLYGVAAENYLEFAALRGDPSDNLPGVSGIGEKTAAVLLAQMGSMQAVWADIEHCDGATLVAALDSWCEETGVRRLGARVRRSLVAPGARERYLFNHALMSGRTDLDLGLTPDVPGSPGLLPLDRDRVTRVVDFLGVGPTTDLALRVLTEPPASTD, via the coding sequence ATGTCGAACACCGCCGCGCAACCCACCGCGCACCCCACCGTTCGTCCCGCCGCTCGCCCGGCTGCCCAGCCCACCGCCGAGGCTGCCGAGCGCCGGCTGCTGCTGGCGGTGGACGCGCCCTCACTGCTGCACCGCAACCACCACGCGCGGGCCGCGACCGACCTGCGCGACCGGCACGGCCGGCCGGCCTGGGCGCTGCACGGGATGCTGCGCCAGATCCTCGAGGCCGTCGACCGGTTCGCCCCCGACGCCCTGGTCTTCGGGCTGGACGACCGCGTGGCCTCGGTGCGGGAGCGGGACTACCCCGCCTACAAGGCGGGGCGCGCCCCCAAGGACCCCACGCTGGTCGACCAGCTGGAGCGTGCCGCCACCCTGCTCGAGGCGTTGGGCTTCCGCACCGTGACCCCGGACGGGCTCGAAGCCGACGACGTCAACGCCTCGGCCGCGGCCTGGGCGGTCCGGTCCGGATGGGACTGCGTGATCGTGACCTCCGACCGCGACTCGTTCGCCCACATCAGCGACCACACCCGGGTGCTCCGCGTCATCGACGGCGGCATCGGCGGCTCCCCCGTGCTCGACCCCGGCCGGCTCCAGACGCTCTACGGGGTCGCTGCGGAGAACTACCTGGAGTTCGCGGCGCTGCGCGGGGACCCCAGCGACAACCTCCCCGGCGTCAGCGGGATCGGCGAGAAGACCGCGGCGGTCCTGCTCGCGCAGATGGGCTCGATGCAGGCCGTCTGGGCCGACATCGAGCACTGCGACGGCGCCACGCTCGTGGCGGCGCTCGACTCGTGGTGCGAGGAGACCGGCGTACGCCGCCTGGGCGCCCGGGTGCGCCGGAGCCTGGTCGCGCCGGGCGCCCGCGAGCGCTACCTGTTCAACCACGCGCTGATGTCGGGCCGGACCGACCTCGACCTGGGCCTGACGCCGGACGTCCCGGGCTCGCCGGGACTGCTCCCTCTCGACCGTGACCGGGTCACCCGGGTCGTGGACTTCCTCGGGGTCGGCCCCACCACCGACCTGGCGCTGCGGGTGCTCACCGAGCCGCCGGCCTCGACGGACTGA